From a region of the Chitinophaga caseinilytica genome:
- a CDS encoding FecR family protein encodes MNTRSNPGNEHTDLETATRIAGLMHRKLQGTLDADGETALESWLRMQPESQRSAYTEMQEMPVIESAMQAFHRYDESAALDDVWLRIGEKEWQQKGKVRRLWLRAVAAAAVVLVAGSAALYIFSHKHRQTPGTSVAARYKSDALPGGNRAVLELADGSLIGLDSAGSGTLAMQGNSRIVKAEDGVVAYDDHAAQDAAVQSWNRVSTPRGGQYQIALPDGSKVWLNAASSLRFPVAFKGGERLVELSGEAYFDIAADAARPFRVAVTAPGKGPMTVDVLGTQFNIQAYGDEPLRTATLVSGKVRVSNGGSAEVLAPGQQAVLKGSHRLTVQEADIDAATAWKNGLISLENASIEEIMRQVERWYDVDVVYEGEVNQQFLGKIPRSMKLSDILKVLESTGWVHFEVNGRTVTVKP; translated from the coding sequence ATGAACACCCGATCCAATCCCGGCAACGAACATACCGACCTCGAAACGGCAACTCGCATTGCCGGCCTGATGCACCGCAAACTACAGGGCACGCTGGACGCTGATGGCGAAACCGCCCTCGAATCCTGGCTCCGCATGCAGCCGGAAAGCCAAAGGAGCGCTTACACGGAGATGCAGGAAATGCCAGTAATAGAATCGGCGATGCAGGCCTTTCACCGGTACGACGAATCTGCCGCGCTGGACGACGTTTGGCTGCGCATCGGCGAAAAGGAATGGCAGCAGAAAGGAAAAGTGCGGCGGCTGTGGCTGCGTGCCGTAGCTGCGGCAGCGGTTGTATTGGTGGCTGGATCGGCGGCATTGTACATATTTTCTCATAAGCATAGACAGACCCCGGGAACCTCAGTGGCAGCGCGTTACAAAAGTGACGCGTTGCCCGGGGGCAACCGCGCGGTGCTGGAACTGGCAGACGGCAGCCTCATCGGGCTCGACAGCGCCGGCAGTGGCACGCTCGCCATGCAGGGCAATTCGAGGATCGTAAAAGCGGAAGACGGGGTAGTGGCGTACGACGACCATGCGGCGCAGGATGCGGCCGTGCAATCCTGGAACCGCGTCTCCACGCCGCGCGGCGGGCAATACCAGATTGCGCTGCCCGACGGGTCTAAAGTGTGGCTGAACGCCGCATCGTCCCTACGGTTTCCGGTGGCGTTCAAAGGTGGCGAGCGGCTCGTGGAATTGAGCGGCGAAGCGTACTTCGACATCGCGGCCGATGCCGCAAGGCCTTTCCGTGTAGCCGTGACGGCGCCAGGAAAAGGGCCCATGACGGTAGACGTGCTCGGAACGCAGTTCAACATCCAGGCATATGGGGATGAGCCCCTGCGCACGGCCACGCTCGTAAGCGGCAAAGTGCGCGTGAGTAACGGCGGAAGCGCCGAAGTGCTCGCGCCGGGCCAGCAGGCGGTGCTGAAAGGATCGCACCGGCTCACGGTGCAGGAAGCCGACATCGACGCGGCCACGGCCTGGAAGAACGGCCTCATCAGCCTCGAGAACGCATCCATCGAAGAAATCATGCGGCAGGTGGAAAGGTGGTATGATGTAGACGTGGTATACGAAGGAGAAGTAAACCAGCAGTTCCTCGGCAAAATCCCCCGCAGCATGAAACTCTCCGACATCCTCAAAGTGCTCGAAAGCACCGGATGGGTACATTTTGAAGTAAACGGGCGCACGGTTACCGTAAAACCGTGA
- a CDS encoding SusC/RagA family TonB-linked outer membrane protein — protein MNDITIFKLFIPRRLQAPATRRLFMLLLALLAALPLRAQTVNLSVRKAPIEKVCKEIEKQTGFYFVYAKDLKEKEFPVSLDLKNEKVETAIAKVFEGSPFRYEVIDKVVSVNTAARVRPQAPPSQPVEDTMHIKGMVFGNGTPLPGASVMSVKTRKMVLSDAQGWYELKGVVKGEEIVITYIGYEKFRKVLTDDRMVSGFLKPAANNLDNVVVKAYGTTTKRFNPGNIVSVSGKEIENLPVQNPLLALEGRVPGLSITRLSADPSAPIKIEIRGRKSINPNIPSDPLIIIDKVPMSVLNLKTTPGERLFSSNMMSLGIEQSGVSGGMSPFFGINPRDIESIEVLKDADATAIYGSRGANGVIIITTRKGKTGSPRVSVSLNTGFNNAIRFPKMLNTQDYLKLRREAFANDGIVPTATPGRGFAPDLMVWDTTKYTNWYEVLYGKTGRNTSANIGVSGGSGNTTYRLSAGYSNSKSIEQISGGSKTISLAFAMGIKSLNQKFSIDFTGMYNNGSNDASRMTGSLNLAPNAPDIYKPNGELNFEAYAPLQQFPFNGLGSWSESENNTATGSVNMAYNLADGLELNLAAGYNKMTALSRSTTPRASQSEYLMAATGRMSLGNNSNTNVNIDPSIRYSRAISRGKLTALAGATYQANMTWSQATMGSDFASDDLLGSMSNAGSLRVSELSGQYKYAGVYMSADYNWMGKYILSLSGRRDGSSRFGPGRQFGNFGSVAGAWIVTEEAFAQKLLPKWVNLLKFRGSHGVVGGDGGSDYRFMTQWNNLGTTLEPMLPYNGVLPLKAQLHANNDYHWQGIRRSEVAVETGFLDNRVMIDFALWRDRCNNQLIDFPVGAFTGFGAVYSNSPADVKNEGYELNTTFQVIRKERVNWTVRINAHQSRNELVDYPMFEKSPYYRTLRIGESVNVWYAFEYLGIDPATGYPMIRDADGDGKVGENFDVPMWQGDRVAPVLVQPLVDLGMFSSLTLGRFNLATNFVYKKKNVFDAFGGELGTMKNVLQWVYDNRWTKPGDVSLVPKATTQPHPGGNYFTESTGRYKKVYVFRIPSAGIGYSLPDHWLKNKKMQQVTLRADANNLFILTDFKGVDPDSPGLTPPARNVSFGINCSF, from the coding sequence ATGAACGACATTACAATATTCAAACTATTTATCCCCCGCCGGCTACAGGCGCCCGCAACCAGGCGCCTGTTCATGCTACTGCTGGCCCTGCTGGCGGCACTGCCGCTGCGCGCGCAGACGGTAAACCTCTCCGTGAGGAAAGCGCCCATCGAAAAAGTCTGCAAGGAAATCGAAAAGCAGACGGGATTTTATTTCGTGTACGCAAAAGATCTGAAGGAAAAGGAATTCCCCGTGAGCCTGGACCTCAAAAACGAAAAGGTGGAAACCGCCATTGCGAAAGTATTTGAAGGCTCGCCGTTCCGGTATGAAGTCATCGATAAAGTGGTGTCTGTGAACACGGCCGCCCGCGTCCGGCCGCAGGCCCCGCCGTCTCAGCCGGTGGAAGATACCATGCACATCAAGGGCATGGTGTTCGGCAACGGCACGCCGTTGCCGGGCGCTTCCGTGATGTCGGTCAAAACCCGCAAAATGGTGCTGAGCGACGCGCAGGGCTGGTATGAACTGAAAGGGGTTGTGAAAGGAGAGGAGATCGTGATCACCTATATCGGTTACGAGAAATTCCGGAAAGTATTGACAGACGACCGGATGGTGAGTGGCTTCCTCAAACCCGCTGCCAACAACCTCGACAACGTGGTCGTAAAAGCGTATGGCACTACTACCAAGCGCTTCAATCCCGGCAACATCGTTTCCGTTTCCGGGAAGGAAATTGAGAATCTCCCGGTCCAGAACCCGCTGCTGGCGCTGGAAGGCCGTGTGCCGGGGCTTTCCATCACCCGGTTGAGCGCCGACCCGTCCGCCCCCATCAAGATCGAAATCCGTGGCCGTAAATCCATCAACCCGAACATTCCTTCCGATCCGCTCATTATCATCGATAAAGTACCGATGTCTGTACTGAATCTGAAGACAACCCCGGGCGAACGCCTGTTCAGCAGCAACATGATGTCGCTGGGGATCGAACAATCCGGCGTATCTGGCGGCATGAGCCCGTTTTTCGGCATCAACCCGCGCGACATCGAATCCATCGAAGTGCTGAAAGATGCCGACGCTACGGCCATTTATGGAAGCAGGGGCGCCAACGGCGTGATCATCATCACCACCCGGAAAGGGAAAACGGGCTCACCGCGCGTTTCTGTTTCGCTGAACACGGGTTTCAACAACGCCATCCGTTTCCCCAAAATGCTCAATACGCAGGATTATCTGAAGCTGAGAAGGGAAGCTTTCGCCAATGACGGCATCGTGCCCACCGCTACGCCGGGGCGTGGCTTCGCGCCCGACCTCATGGTTTGGGACACCACGAAATACACCAACTGGTACGAAGTGCTCTACGGAAAAACCGGGAGAAATACGTCTGCCAACATCGGCGTGTCCGGCGGCAGCGGCAATACCACTTACCGGCTTTCCGCAGGGTACAGCAATTCGAAGTCGATCGAGCAGATATCCGGCGGGTCAAAAACCATATCGCTGGCGTTCGCAATGGGCATAAAAAGCCTGAACCAGAAATTTTCGATCGATTTCACGGGTATGTACAACAACGGCAGCAACGACGCCAGCAGGATGACGGGCAGCCTCAATCTTGCGCCCAATGCGCCAGACATCTACAAGCCGAACGGAGAATTGAATTTCGAGGCATACGCGCCGTTGCAGCAATTCCCGTTCAACGGCCTGGGGTCCTGGTCCGAATCGGAAAACAATACGGCGACAGGCTCCGTCAACATGGCCTATAACCTGGCCGACGGGCTGGAGCTGAACCTTGCGGCGGGATATAATAAAATGACGGCACTGTCGAGGAGCACAACGCCGAGGGCTTCGCAGTCGGAATATCTGATGGCCGCAACAGGGAGGATGTCTTTGGGGAACAACAGCAACACCAACGTGAACATCGATCCCAGCATCCGGTACAGCCGCGCCATCAGCCGCGGGAAGTTGACCGCTTTGGCGGGCGCCACCTACCAGGCCAACATGACCTGGTCGCAGGCAACGATGGGCTCCGACTTCGCCAGCGACGACCTGTTGGGATCCATGTCTAACGCGGGATCGCTGCGGGTATCGGAACTTAGCGGGCAATACAAGTATGCCGGGGTTTATATGTCGGCCGATTATAACTGGATGGGGAAATACATCCTGAGCCTCAGCGGGCGCCGCGATGGCAGCAGCCGCTTTGGCCCGGGGCGCCAGTTCGGGAACTTCGGGTCGGTGGCCGGCGCATGGATCGTGACGGAAGAAGCGTTTGCACAAAAGCTCCTGCCGAAATGGGTAAACCTCTTGAAATTCCGGGGCAGCCACGGCGTAGTAGGGGGCGACGGCGGTTCCGACTACCGTTTTATGACGCAGTGGAACAACCTGGGCACTACCCTGGAACCCATGTTGCCATACAACGGCGTGCTGCCGCTCAAAGCCCAGCTGCATGCGAACAACGATTATCACTGGCAGGGCATCAGAAGGTCGGAAGTGGCGGTGGAAACAGGGTTCCTGGATAACCGCGTCATGATAGACTTCGCGCTTTGGCGAGACAGGTGCAACAATCAGCTGATCGATTTCCCGGTGGGAGCGTTTACAGGATTTGGCGCCGTTTATTCCAACTCGCCGGCAGACGTCAAGAACGAGGGATATGAGCTCAATACCACTTTCCAGGTGATCCGGAAAGAACGGGTGAACTGGACGGTCCGGATAAATGCGCACCAATCGCGGAACGAACTGGTCGATTACCCCATGTTCGAGAAATCGCCCTATTACAGGACACTGCGGATCGGGGAATCCGTGAATGTCTGGTACGCATTCGAATACCTCGGTATCGACCCGGCTACCGGTTACCCGATGATCAGGGATGCAGACGGAGACGGTAAAGTCGGGGAGAATTTTGATGTGCCGATGTGGCAGGGCGATCGCGTCGCGCCGGTGCTCGTGCAGCCGTTGGTCGACCTGGGCATGTTTTCCAGCCTGACCCTCGGCCGTTTCAACCTGGCCACCAATTTCGTGTATAAGAAGAAAAATGTGTTCGATGCTTTCGGCGGCGAATTGGGAACGATGAAAAACGTTTTGCAATGGGTGTACGATAACCGCTGGACGAAGCCCGGCGATGTATCCCTGGTGCCAAAGGCCACCACGCAACCGCATCCCGGCGGCAACTATTTCACCGAATCTACCGGCCGGTACAAGAAGGTGTACGTTTTCCGCATCCCTTCCGCCGGCATCGGCTACAGCCTGCCAGACCACTGGCTGAAAAACAAGAAGATGCAACAGGTCACGCTGCGTGCAGACGCCAACAACCTCTTTATCCTGACAGACTTCAAAGGGGTAGACCCGGATTCGCCCGGGCTGACGCCGCCTGCACGCAATGTTTCTTTTGGCATTAACTGTTCATTTTAA
- a CDS encoding RagB/SusD family nutrient uptake outer membrane protein: MIHPIKYIHKKYSLKTWLLLALLPAVSCSKLIEIDPPINSISTTQVFQNDAKANAALAALYGEMINTETENTFVFGGLTLLGGLLADECFPSAGTGDLLNSPFYLNKVLPRSDRLSAIWNDAYRYIYIANSLIEGVEGSASPHLSDTTRRQVVGEAKFVRAWVHFNLANLFGPVPLVLTTDVTKTRYLSRAGMPQVYAQLEADLKDAWNLLQPDYHFSGGARIRPNRDAAAALLARVYLYQGRWAEAEAEAGKVIGNAAYVLEPLTKTFRETSRETLWSLKRNVAGQNIDYLMDAFNFSPKYRFSIMPPDAHMLWYDKDMFEMISAELGMLVPMFQLSPELTGAFEPDDRRKTVWMDSIPRPEAAPYNGKTTYFSAKYNSTFTLVEPADLGQCMIRLAEVYLIRAEARAQQGTNLSGAAADLDAIRERAGLEHTTASSKPALLDAILRERRVELFAEWGHRWFDLKRAGKAADMAALYPDKQPWSDSKLLLPIPAAELETAPSLYQNPGY, translated from the coding sequence ATGATCCATCCAATCAAATACATTCATAAAAAATACAGCCTGAAAACCTGGCTGCTGCTGGCTTTGCTGCCCGCCGTTTCCTGCAGCAAGCTCATAGAGATCGATCCGCCCATCAATTCCATCAGCACCACGCAGGTTTTCCAGAACGATGCCAAGGCCAACGCCGCATTGGCCGCCCTTTACGGGGAAATGATCAATACGGAAACCGAGAACACGTTTGTCTTCGGCGGCCTTACCCTGTTAGGCGGGCTGCTGGCCGACGAATGTTTTCCCAGTGCCGGAACGGGTGATCTGTTGAACAGCCCGTTTTACCTCAATAAAGTGCTGCCCCGCAGCGATAGGTTGTCTGCCATCTGGAATGACGCGTACCGGTACATTTATATCGCCAATAGCCTGATCGAAGGGGTGGAAGGATCGGCGTCTCCGCATCTGTCGGATACTACGCGCCGGCAAGTCGTGGGCGAAGCCAAATTCGTCCGCGCCTGGGTGCACTTCAACCTCGCCAATCTGTTCGGGCCGGTGCCGCTGGTACTGACTACAGACGTCACGAAAACGCGCTACCTTTCCCGGGCAGGCATGCCGCAGGTGTATGCCCAGCTGGAAGCCGACCTGAAAGATGCCTGGAACCTCCTGCAGCCCGACTACCATTTCAGCGGGGGCGCCCGCATCCGCCCCAACCGCGACGCGGCCGCGGCCCTGCTCGCCAGGGTGTACCTCTACCAGGGCCGGTGGGCCGAAGCGGAAGCCGAGGCCGGCAAAGTGATCGGCAACGCAGCTTATGTGCTGGAACCGCTGACTAAAACCTTCCGTGAAACCAGCCGGGAAACCCTCTGGTCGCTCAAGCGGAACGTAGCCGGGCAGAATATCGATTACCTGATGGATGCCTTTAATTTTTCCCCTAAATACCGCTTCAGCATCATGCCGCCCGATGCGCACATGTTATGGTACGACAAGGATATGTTTGAAATGATCAGTGCGGAACTGGGGATGCTCGTTCCCATGTTTCAGCTGTCGCCCGAGCTGACGGGCGCATTCGAGCCCGACGACCGGCGCAAGACGGTCTGGATGGACTCGATCCCCCGGCCGGAAGCCGCTCCCTATAACGGGAAGACTACCTATTTCTCGGCGAAATACAATTCCACATTTACGTTGGTGGAACCGGCAGACCTCGGCCAATGCATGATCCGCCTGGCGGAAGTTTACCTGATCCGTGCAGAAGCCCGTGCGCAGCAGGGTACCAACCTTTCCGGCGCCGCCGCCGACCTGGACGCCATCCGCGAACGGGCGGGGCTGGAGCACACCACTGCTTCCTCCAAACCGGCGCTGCTGGATGCCATCCTCCGGGAAAGAAGAGTAGAGCTGTTTGCCGAATGGGGCCACCGCTGGTTCGATCTCAAGCGTGCCGGGAAAGCGGCAGATATGGCAGCCCTGTACCCGGACAAACAGCCCTGGTCGGATAGCAAATTGCTGCTGCCCATTCCCGCCGCAGAACTGGAGACCGCGCCGTCGCTATACCAGAACCCCGGCTACTGA
- a CDS encoding sterol desaturase family protein, producing the protein MTGFFKYVFSEAVLTLLRYYFVAGLAFLICYRFLSIRLSNNKIQERKASRKDFLREVMHSSISSFLLAATAIFAFSEWVRPYTMIYMDIQAYPAWWVPVSVGLALIVHDTYFYWMHRILHHRKLFRLTHLVHHQSTNPSPWTAYSFHVLEAAAEGAVVIVLVFTMPMHPLSVALFALSSLVINVYGHLGYEIMPKQFRHSLLFEVLNTSTYHNLHHSKFKGNYGLYFRVWDRLCGTEHPDYVKMYDRIQERRFGAK; encoded by the coding sequence ATGACCGGTTTTTTCAAGTACGTTTTCAGTGAAGCCGTGCTCACGCTGCTGCGGTATTATTTCGTGGCAGGACTGGCTTTCCTCATTTGCTACAGGTTCCTGTCCATCAGATTATCCAACAACAAAATCCAGGAGCGGAAGGCTTCCCGGAAAGATTTTTTGCGCGAAGTGATGCATTCTTCCATATCAAGCTTCCTGCTGGCGGCAACGGCTATTTTCGCGTTTTCGGAATGGGTGCGGCCGTATACGATGATCTACATGGACATTCAGGCGTACCCGGCCTGGTGGGTGCCTGTCAGCGTGGGTTTGGCGCTCATCGTTCATGACACTTATTTCTACTGGATGCACCGCATCCTCCACCATAGGAAACTGTTCCGCTTAACCCACCTGGTCCATCATCAGTCCACGAATCCATCGCCGTGGACGGCCTATTCGTTCCACGTTCTGGAAGCCGCTGCGGAAGGGGCTGTGGTGATTGTGCTCGTGTTTACGATGCCGATGCATCCCCTCTCCGTGGCGCTTTTCGCGCTGTCGTCGCTCGTGATCAACGTTTACGGGCATCTGGGTTACGAGATCATGCCGAAGCAATTCCGGCATTCGCTGTTGTTTGAAGTGCTGAATACGTCCACCTACCACAACCTGCACCACTCGAAGTTCAAGGGGAATTACGGGCTGTACTTCCGGGTGTGGGACCGTCTTTGCGGCACGGAGCACCCGGATTATGTAAAGATGTACGACCGCATCCAGGAGCGGCGTTTCGGAGCAAAATAG